The genomic stretch TCACGGACCATATAGTGAAACAAGCCTCTCTTGGAGATTTGGTTAATCTATCGGAGGCAGGATTTGATTTCGATCCAGACAAACCCTTTACCTTGGATTGCCAGGTTAAACTCCCGGGTGAAAAATCGGACAAGCTGGAAAGAATACCAGTCATTGAACAATTTGATGGAGATCGGGGTTGGCGATTATCCATAGCCAATACCAGTGCCGCCCTGCCTAACCGTTATCAGATTACTTTCGAACTGATTCATTCCTTAAAAAACAACGACTTGATCTCAGCAACTGCTCAAGCAGATCGTTTCAATCCACGTGAGGTCAGATCGACAAACATTCGAATTACCTATGATGGATCACGTTCCGTAGCCGGACTCACTATCAATGCAGGATCGAGACAACCCTTCGATTACGAGAAGGTCATAGACAACCTATCAGGTACCGTCGCCACCGATGCACCACTACAGGCAGGATTGATGAGCACAGGCATCATCAGCAAGGAACAAGCAGTCTCCCGTTACAACGCGAATGACGATGTCGATGCCTCGGAAGATTCCCTGACCGGGGACATAACAAACATTAAGTTCTATAACCGCACTATCTATCCTTTCGAGCTGGGAAACATGACCGCCAATAAACTGGCTGAGCTCCTGTCGATTCCCAAGGAACGCAGACGAGGAGGCGATGCCAGCTCCTTGGAGGCTTATTACTATAGCCTGCATGTCCCTGAATACACTGAGCTAAAGCTTGCCGAAGCGATTAATGACAGACTCTACAATCACATCTACGATCAAGCGATAGTCTCGCTCGTTATGGAAGAAAAAGACTCACTTCCATCTGCTTTCATGCTGGAGCGCGGAGAATACGACAAACCCGGTGATGAAGTCTTTGCAGATATTCCTGAATCTCTCGGAGGCCTACCAAGCGACGCGCCCAAAAACCGTCTTGGGTTAGCCAACTGGTTGGTAGACGATTCCAATCCTCTAACCGCACGCGTGACCGTAAATCGCTTCTGGCAAAACATCTTCGGCGCTGGCTTGGTTGCCACATCAGAAGACTTTGGCCTTATGGGTGAAAACCCGAGCCACCCTGAACTCCTCGATTGGCTTGCTATCCATTTCCAGGAAACCGATTGGAACGTTAAGGCCTTCATAAAAACCTTGGTGATGTCTGCTACCTACCGTCAGACCTCCACCATTCAGCCTTCTGAACTTTCTATTGATCGCGAAAATCTCTATCTCGCTCGTGGTCCCCGTTATCGTCTGGACGGAGAAGTCCTGCGTGACAAAGCCCTCTACGTGAGTGGTAGTCTGAATCCAAAAGTCGGAGGACCTCCAGTGAAACCCTATCAACCCGAAGGGATATGGAACGCGGTCGCCTACTCCGATTCTAATACCGCTCACTTTAGTCAAGACCAGGGAGAAGCCCTCTATCGGAGAAGTTTATACACTTTCTGGAAACGAACAGCGCCACCCCCCAATATGGTGGTCTTCGATGTTCCTTCGCGTGAGAACTGCAACGTGCGGCGCGAAAGAACCAACACACCTCTTCAAGCGCTCACACTCATGAACGACCCGCAATTTGTAGAGGCTGCCCGACAGTTGGCCGAACGAACGTTGGCAAGCCACAGCGGTTCGACTTCGGAAAAGATCGGGCAAATGTATACCTACGCATTTGGTAGCGGCCCCATCGAAAAACACCACGACATTCTAACGCGCTCTTACGATAAGTTTCATGACGCCTTCAAAGAGAGTCCAAAGGATGCGCGCAGCTTGATTGAGGTGGGAGATTCTTTCCCGAATCAAGATCTCGATCCCGTTGAACTGGCGTCCCTAACCATGGTGGCCAACCAGATCATGAACCTGGATTCGTTTATTAATAAATATTAAATTCAGGTCCACGCCAGATGCCTTTGAGAGAAATACAATTCGTCAGCAAGCTAACTCCTACAGAAGGTGATCCATCCTCGAAGGCCTTTTCGTGCATCTCCCAGCATCGAACAATAACTACGACTTCCTAATAATTTTTATTCTTCACACATCTAAATGAAATCGGGGCATAAGGCCCCTCTACAACTATTTTCCATCATGAACCCACTCGAACAATACGTCACTTTAGAATCTCGAAGACAATTTCTTGGTAAGGCCGCCAAAGGACTCGGGATTGCAGCCTTATCCTCAATCCTGGGACCTCAGCTTCGGGGAGCATCCACGCTTCCATCCGGTTTGGGTGTGGGATTCCTGGGATCACCCCATTTTCCAGCAAAGGCAAAGCGAGGCATCTACCTGTTTATGTCGGGTGCTCCCTCTCAACTGGACATGTATGACTACAAGCCGGAAATGAAGGCGATGTATGACAAAGATCTGCCGGACTCTATTCGACGCGGACAACGGCTCACCACTATGACATCGGGACAGGTCCGCTTCCCTGTGGTGCCGTCCATGTATGAATTCGAACAAGTTGGTCAGGCAGGGGCCTGGATGAGCGAACTCCTCCCATACACGAAGAAAGTGGTAGACGACCTCGCTATCATCAAGTCGATGTATACGGAGGCCATAAACCACGACCCCGCCATTACCTACATCCAAACCGGGAACCAAATTCCAGGTCGCCCCAGCATGGGTGCCTGGTTGAGTTATGGTCTGGGAAGCTTGAATGAAAACCTACCCACCTTTGTAATTTTAAATTCCACCTGGACGGGACGCCAGGAAGCGCAAGCACTCTATTCCAGATTGTGGGGTGCCGGTCCTCTACCTTCCGAACACCAAGGTGTGAGCCTGCGTTCCAAGGGTGATCCCGTCCTTTACTTAAGTGATCCTCATGGCGTCAGCCGCGATCTTCGAAGAGATATGCTGGACGGCGTTAATGAAATAAACGAAGACCTCTATCAGGAATTCGGGGACCCGGAAACTCACGCCCGCATCTCTCAATATGAGATGGCATTCCGCATGCAAAGTTCGGTGCCAGAACTCACCGACCTCTCCGACGAACCGGATTACATTTTTGATTTGTATGGTCCGGATGCGAAGGTGCCTGGAACCTTCGCCTACAACTGCCTGATGGCTCGTCGTCTCGCAGAAAAAGGCGTCCGTTTCTCTCAAATCTTCCATCGTGGCTGGGACCAACACAACTCGCTTCCTAAAGATCTCCCCAACCAATGTAAGGATATCGACCAAGCCACTTATGCATTAATTACAGACTTAAAGCAGCGCGGCATGTTTGACGACACCATGGTAATTTGGGGCGGAGAGTTCGGTCGCACCATTTATTGCCAGGGAACGCTCAGTGAGTCCACTTACGGGCGAGACCACCACCCTCGTTGTTTCACCAAATGGATTGCCGGTGCAGGAGTGAAGGGAGGCACGGTTTATGGAAACACTGACGAGTTTGGCTATAATATCACGGAGAACCCTGTGCATATTCGCGATCTAAACGCAACTATCCTGAATCAATTCGGCATTAATCACGAACGGTTAAACTTCAGGCATCAAGGACTCGATCTAAGCCTTACCGGCGTAGAGGAAGCTCGCGTTGTAAAAGAGATCTTAACTTAAAACATAATCGTCCTGTTAAACCCCATATCTTCCTTTTGGAGTAGCAAGCTATCAGGGAATTAGTCTTCAGAAATTCCGCAGATAACTTACGATGAATCTTTGATAATGATAAAAAAACTGATTACCATTCTCAGCGCATTCCTGGCATTGGTCATGCTGGTGCTTTTTATAAGCAATCCACTGACCGGGCTAGGAGAATCAGAACAATTACAATTCTTTGGACGCTTTCACCCAGTAGTACTTCACCTGCCAATTGGCTTTTTTATTGTATTGGGAGTTCTGGAATTCGGATCGATGATTCCCGGGGTTTCGAAACTCAAAGATTCAACACCGCTTGTGCTCTTTCTTAGTATAATAGCCACACTGTTAGCGATATCAACGGGACTTATTCTCGCCTATGGAAGTGGCTCCAGCGAAGCGTTAGTTGTATATCATATGCGTGTCAGCCTCTTGCTGGGCATCTTCAGCTTGGGCCTCGGTTTATTAAAACTCAACGGAAACAAAATTGCTTCAGTGTTGTGCTACAAAGTCGTGCTTATTGCGACACTTGGTCTGTTGTTTGTATCTAGTCACAACGGCGGATCCATTACCCATGGGGAAGATTATCTGACAAAGTTTATGCCCAATGAAATCCGACCACTATTTGGCCTCGAACTTGAAGAAGAGGTCGTCGTCATGTCGGTGGAGGATTTGATTGTTTACCGGGATGTCGTACACCAAATCTTCGAACAAAACTGTAACAGCTGCCACAACCCCAACAAAAGAAAAGGGGAATTCAATATGGAAACATTTGAAGGCCTTATGAAAGGCGGTGAAATGGGATATTCCATAGCAGCAGGAGACCTGGAGGACAGCGAACTGTATTTCCGAATAACCCTACCTCACGATGATGATGACTTCATGCCGAGTGATGGAAAACCTCCCTTATCAGACCTTGAAGTTGAACTTATTGGTTGGTGGATTGAAGAAGGAGCAGATCCCAATCTGAGCGTTGCTGAATACGGCGATATTCCTGCCCCCATCTACAACTACTTTCAATCAGTCTTTGACTCAATAGTATCCAAGGAAGAATTGGAAGCTCGTGAAAATCAACGTCAGGCACTTTATGCGGAACTGGCTGAGATTCAAAATAAGTCCGGAATTATCCTGACCCCGATTGAACCTAATGCTTCCAGGTTTTCAGTAGACACTTTCGCGATTCAAAAAACTTTCGACGACGCTGCCCTTGAAACCTTAATTCCGTATGCAGAGAAAATCATCGAAGCCGATTTTAGTAATACAAAACTTACCGACCTCTCTTTATCGACCTTGGTAAAATTCAAAAACCTGGAGTCCTTAAACTTGAGTAAAACAGGCATTGAAGGTCAGCAGATCGGCAAACTCGCCCAATTGGAGAAACTTAAATCCTTAAACCTTTACGCAACAAAACTTACCAGTACCTCCGTTGGTGAATTATCGAAACTCGCTCAGCTCAAGCATCTCTATTTATTCCAAACAGACCTTTATGAGGAATCTATTATCGCCGAACTCAAGGAAGCATTGCCTGAGTGTAATTTTGTCCTGAATTAACAGGAATGCTCAGTAGTGTAAGAAATTGCACTTTCTTTTAAATCAGGCTGGAAGTCGGCGTGACACTTCATCAACTTGTTTTCCATGTCTTCTATAACCCTGAAAACTTCGGTCGATCTAGGGGTCGTCCCAACTCATATAAAATTCGTTGGAGGCCTTGTCCCGAACGAAGCTGGAAAGTTACCTCGAGGTGAGGATGGCCGCCTACTACTCCTCTCTGAGATCGATTACTTAGTAGCAAATGCACCTGTCTCAATAACCACCGTCCAAGTTCCTTTCTTTCCAGGACTAGACCAAGGTGATTGCGATGAACTGTTTGGCGCGATTAATGAAGCCGGTTTAAAACCCTTGCAGATTATGATGGTCGGCGGAGGTAATCCGATGGATCCAGCCGATGAAGACACTGTATGCCCGATGTTGGTGGCCGGCCTTGAAGCTGCAAAGCGTTACGGCATCGAACACGTTTCCTCAACATCCTTGGAAGAATGGATGAAACCAGGCGCAGTGGAACTCACTGGGGAGGCCTTTGAAGCTGCCGTCGTTCAACTCGGGAAATTACACGCCCGAGTAGTTCGCGAAGCCGGAGCGCTCGATAGTTGCATTAAAACCTGGCACATAGAATTTCTTCGTGGAATTGAATTCCAAACGTTCACCGATGTTCGCAAAGGCTGGAAAGCGGTAAGCGCGATGAACGAAGCACTTGGCGAAAACTTCTTTAAGATCATTGTGGATGCAGCCCATTGTGGAGATTCTTCTCTCAGCATGGAAGAGAATGTCGCCGCGATAGAAGAAATTGGCAAAGAAGGCGGAATTAGCATGTTCCACGCTTCCGCCAAGACCACTCGAGGTTGTCTTTCTACCGACGACGGATGGATCGGTCATTTGCTAACAGCCTGTGCAGCCACCGGAAATCTGGAAATCGTTTTGGTCGAATTGTTCCATCATGAGGACGATGCTCTGGCTGGTCTACGTGCTGCAGATCCCGGTCATGGAATCGATACACGGGATGGACGAACCTATTCAGAGTGCACAATCGATGGACTGGTAGATGTTGCCCGGAGGATGAATAACCTGGTGGCTCGTGGGATTTTGAAATCGTAGGATGGGCTTTACGCCATAGCCTTATACACATCCTACCTCTTTGGGGAAAACGACTTTTTTTAGCAGATTTATTGACTGGTCAGTAGTTCAGCAATTGAAGCCGCGAAATAAGAACGCTGTTACAACGAGCAATCTAAGTGTTTGTTCATTTCTGTTTTCTTAATCCCGATCGGCAGAACCAACACCATGATTCTGTTCTCCATGATTTTGTCTTTATAACAGAATAATGGGTACAGAATCATTTTTATTTGAAAATTCCGAAGGAGTGGGGAGTCTGTTCCCGGAAGACCTGGAGTACTAAATGTGGATCACAGCATTGCTAGAAATTAAACTTAACCTTTTTCTATGATCCAGAAATGTTGTCTATAAAGCTAAGGCTTAACGAGCTGATTTCACGGAGGACTTGGAAGCTTGTAGCCGCGGATCAAATTCGAAACGATCGCGGGATAAACCCGCTCCTACAGCTTTAATGTAGAAAGGAGGAGGAATAGTTTGAGTAGGAGGACGATTTTAAAAATTCAGTTCCCCTGAACACTGACACCCGACACCTGCCACACTTTTCAGTAGACCTACCTCAACAAGGTCGATCCGCCATCAATGTCATAGGCGCTGGCGGTAATGAACGAGGCTTCGTCGCTACAAAGGAAAACGGCTAACGCAGCAATCTCCTCCGGTTTACCCATTCTGCCAATCGGTTGAAAGGCGGAAAGTTTTGCGAACATCTCATCTCTATTGTCCGGGTAATTCTTATCCAAATAGGAATCAACAAATGCAGTATGCACCCGCCCCGGGCAGAGACAATTACATCGAATGTTTTCGGCAAGATAATCTTTAGCAACTGACAGGGTCATGGCAAATACCGCACCCTTACTGGCCGAATAAGCAAATCGGTCGCTGATACCAATCTTACTTGCGATGGAAGCCATGTTGAGGATGGCACCTCCACCATTTGCTTTCATTCCTGGAATGGCCGCAAATAAACAATGGTAGGGACCTTTGATATTTACCGCATAGATTTTATCCATCTCTTCAGGAGAAGTAGCCTCCACATTTCCTATGGATGCGATACCTGCGTTATTGACCAAAATGTCAGCGGGGCCCAGTTCATCGAAAAGGACTTTAACCGCAGCGCCATTGGAAACATCCAGAGAATGGAAACTTGCCGTGCCGCCTGATTCGACAATAGAGGAAACCGTTTCCCGGCCCCCCGCTTCATTCAGGTCTAATACAAAAACCTGGGCACCTTCCGCACCAAAACGTTGAGAAATAGCTCGACCGATTCCAGAACCGGCACCGGTTATAAATGCCTTTTTATTTTTAAGTCTAAGATCCATTTTAATTTAAACTTGGGTAATTATGTTTCCTCTTTCAATGATTACTTGTTGGCTTTTGCCAGTTCAGCCTCACGAACTTTTAAGAACTCGTGAGATATTTTAAAGGCATTTTGTTTATCGATCTCATCGTAATCCCAGAACTCTTGAACCACCCTCTCCACTGCCGGGTAATGAGAACCATCATCTCCTACATTCATTCGAAGTTTTGCAAATCGAACTTTAAGCTGATCACGAACGTCTTGGTAGGCCGGATGATCATATACGTTATTGAGTTCTTGAGGGTCACGTTCGAGATCATAAAGCTCCCAACCCGGAGGCGTCCGATAACCACCTTCATAATTGCAGCCATAAAAATAAATGAGTTTATGGTTCTTGGTTCTAATGGCCATCTCACCTGGATTATCGTGGTGGGCCATATGCATCCAATAACGGTAATAGGCCGCATCTTTCCAACCAGCTGGCTCACGACCGGTTTCACAAATTTCACGAAACGATTTTCCTTGAACATTTTTAGGAATCACAGCTCCGGCAAAATCAAGCATCAAGGCGGGGTAATCAACATTCTCGATAATTGCATCGCTGCGAATACCGGAAGGAATGCTCTTCGGATAGCGCACAATAAAGGGCATACGTTGTGATTCATCATAAGCCCAGCGTTTGTCCTGAAAGTCTTTTTCACCTAACCAGAATCCTTGATCGCCCGTGTAAATAATCACGGTGTTATCGAAAAGACCTTCCTGTTTAAGGTAATCGAAAAGTCGCTTGAGGTTATCATCCACCCCCTTCACACAGCGAAGGTATTTTTTTAAATAAGCCTGGTAGGATATGCGTGTGGTTTCGACTTCACTCAATTTGGAAGGATCGTAGTCATCCGGATATTCCTCAGGAAACATTGCAAAGAGATGGGTAGCATAGGAGCGTCGAGGATTGCGGCTTCCAATCGATGTTCCGATATGCGGGGTCAGTTCGTCGTTGTGTCCTCGAGTACCGATCGAACCCCAGGTTTTTGGCACATCGTACAAGGTATCCGGTTCAGGAATTTCAACGTCGGCCAGGTAAGACTGGTAACGCTCAGCATTTTCGAAGTAATCATGAGGTGCCTTAAACTGATGACAGACGAAGAAAGGTTTATTCGGGTCCCGCTCATTTTGAAACCAATCCAGCGTAGCATCCGTAATGACATCGGAAGAATGTTCCCCTTTATGAACCTCGACATTTTCTGGCCAAGGGTTGTCTCCCTGAGTTCTCAACTCGGTATCAAAATATTTGCCCTGCCCTGGGAGCACTTTGTAGTAGTCGAAATTCGGTTCCTCCTTTAAATGCCATTTGCCTATTATAGCCGTTTGATAACCGGCCTTTTTCATTTGAATGGGAAGCATTTGCTTGTCCGGCTTTATGTTTCCATTCAAATCGAACACACCATTAATATGGTTATACTGACCCGTAATGATGCAGGCTCGCGAAGGAGTACAAATCGAGTTGGTATTAAATGCGTTTTCAAACAAAATTCCTTCTTCCGCCAGGGTATCGATTGTTGGCGTTGGATCCAACTGTTTCAATAAAGTCGCATAGGCTCCAATGGCTTGAGCCGTATGATCGTCCGACATGATAAACAAAATATTCGGTTTGTCTGCTGCGATCAAAGAATGAATTGAAAAACCAAAAAGAATGGAGATTTGGAGCAATTGTTTAGGGTTCATTCGGGTAAGTAGGATGAAAATTGAAAGAGATAACAAGCTATCAAATTACAGAATCGGGCTCAATATCTTCGATTCTTCCTTCGACCGTATCCCTTGGAGCTCTTGGTATTAGAAGGTGAGGAGTCTTTGCCGGATCTAAGAAGAGAAATTTGATCACGGAGTAATGCCGCGCGTTCGAACTCCAGGCTCTCTGCCGCCTGAAGCATTTCTATCTCCATTTCGGCAATGACTTGTTTGCGCTCATCCGTTCCGAGCGCTTCAGCAACCAGATTCGATTTTTCTTCCTTCCCTTTGTAAATGAGACTGGACTGGATGCCGCGACGAATACTTGTAGGAATAATCCCATGCTCCGTATTATAAGCCTCCTGCCGTTCTCTTCTGTAAGCAGTCACTTCGATCGTTTTCTGAATGGAGTCATTCATTTTATCCGCATACAAAATGACACGGCCTTTTTCATGACGTGCAGCACGGCCGGCGGTTTGCACCAAGCTGGTGTAATTTCTTAAAAAACCTTCTTTGTCTGCATCCAGGATGGCGACCAAAGCTACTTCCGGAAGATCAAGGCCTTCACGCAAAAGATTTACCCCAACCAAAACATCAAAATCGCCGGACCGAAGACGTCGCAGTATTTCAATACGTTCAACAGCATCGATGTCGGAGTGAAGATACTCAACGCGCACCTTTGCTTCGCGAAAAAACGTGGTCAGATCTTCAGACATGCGTTTGGTTAAGGTCGTTACCAGGACCCGTTCCTTTTGATCGACGGCCAATTTGATTTCTCCAATCAAATCCTCCACCTGCCCCTT from Verrucomicrobiota bacterium encodes the following:
- a CDS encoding DUF1501 domain-containing protein, whose translation is MNPLEQYVTLESRRQFLGKAAKGLGIAALSSILGPQLRGASTLPSGLGVGFLGSPHFPAKAKRGIYLFMSGAPSQLDMYDYKPEMKAMYDKDLPDSIRRGQRLTTMTSGQVRFPVVPSMYEFEQVGQAGAWMSELLPYTKKVVDDLAIIKSMYTEAINHDPAITYIQTGNQIPGRPSMGAWLSYGLGSLNENLPTFVILNSTWTGRQEAQALYSRLWGAGPLPSEHQGVSLRSKGDPVLYLSDPHGVSRDLRRDMLDGVNEINEDLYQEFGDPETHARISQYEMAFRMQSSVPELTDLSDEPDYIFDLYGPDAKVPGTFAYNCLMARRLAEKGVRFSQIFHRGWDQHNSLPKDLPNQCKDIDQATYALITDLKQRGMFDDTMVIWGGEFGRTIYCQGTLSESTYGRDHHPRCFTKWIAGAGVKGGTVYGNTDEFGYNITENPVHIRDLNATILNQFGINHERLNFRHQGLDLSLTGVEEARVVKEILT
- a CDS encoding PSD1 and planctomycete cytochrome C domain-containing protein, encoding MKELEILIQRMLDGKLSSGDHAKLSSLLKNNPEFQAYYAQQCQLHAELLLNDVLRNSLPAAPPIDEELPAFATDSATGRKSSWIPFASMVAASVAITLTVVIVYQSLKDTQESQVTEENLIVAKTTTPQELYNQTLFSESGSLQRPPTPFVNASADQRKTPVSFNNDIRPILSENCYACHGPDAEAREADLRLDVEEWAFRERKKGPPAIVRGDPDNSPVYQRITNPLKSEIMPPQDSHKVLTPSQKQLIGQWIAEGAKWEGHWAFIRPTKPTPPEVSWGNNEIDKFTYAAMQEKGLSPNEEADRPTLARRLALDLTGLPPTPELVSDFVADKSATAYETLVDKLLTSSTYGEHQARFWLDAARYADTHGLHLDNYREIWPYRDWVVKSFNENKPFDQFTIEQIAGDLLPQPTIEQRLATGFNRCNPTTSEGGAIDEEYRAIYAKDRVETTATVFMGLTMGCASCHDHKFDPFTTKDFYKFSAFFNNFDGPIMDGNAYDTRPVIAIPKADHTEEWKQVKAKGTEISKALSKLEKSNKTAYEAWQEQEEVPFVPVEKDLQLAFELKLGKKDKESPAAQKITDHIVKQASLGDLVNLSEAGFDFDPDKPFTLDCQVKLPGEKSDKLERIPVIEQFDGDRGWRLSIANTSAALPNRYQITFELIHSLKNNDLISATAQADRFNPREVRSTNIRITYDGSRSVAGLTINAGSRQPFDYEKVIDNLSGTVATDAPLQAGLMSTGIISKEQAVSRYNANDDVDASEDSLTGDITNIKFYNRTIYPFELGNMTANKLAELLSIPKERRRGGDASSLEAYYYSLHVPEYTELKLAEAINDRLYNHIYDQAIVSLVMEEKDSLPSAFMLERGEYDKPGDEVFADIPESLGGLPSDAPKNRLGLANWLVDDSNPLTARVTVNRFWQNIFGAGLVATSEDFGLMGENPSHPELLDWLAIHFQETDWNVKAFIKTLVMSATYRQTSTIQPSELSIDRENLYLARGPRYRLDGEVLRDKALYVSGSLNPKVGGPPVKPYQPEGIWNAVAYSDSNTAHFSQDQGEALYRRSLYTFWKRTAPPPNMVVFDVPSRENCNVRRERTNTPLQALTLMNDPQFVEAARQLAERTLASHSGSTSEKIGQMYTYAFGSGPIEKHHDILTRSYDKFHDAFKESPKDARSLIEVGDSFPNQDLDPVELASLTMVANQIMNLDSFINKY
- a CDS encoding sulfatase: MNPKQLLQISILFGFSIHSLIAADKPNILFIMSDDHTAQAIGAYATLLKQLDPTPTIDTLAEEGILFENAFNTNSICTPSRACIITGQYNHINGVFDLNGNIKPDKQMLPIQMKKAGYQTAIIGKWHLKEEPNFDYYKVLPGQGKYFDTELRTQGDNPWPENVEVHKGEHSSDVITDATLDWFQNERDPNKPFFVCHQFKAPHDYFENAERYQSYLADVEIPEPDTLYDVPKTWGSIGTRGHNDELTPHIGTSIGSRNPRRSYATHLFAMFPEEYPDDYDPSKLSEVETTRISYQAYLKKYLRCVKGVDDNLKRLFDYLKQEGLFDNTVIIYTGDQGFWLGEKDFQDKRWAYDESQRMPFIVRYPKSIPSGIRSDAIIENVDYPALMLDFAGAVIPKNVQGKSFREICETGREPAGWKDAAYYRYWMHMAHHDNPGEMAIRTKNHKLIYFYGCNYEGGYRTPPGWELYDLERDPQELNNVYDHPAYQDVRDQLKVRFAKLRMNVGDDGSHYPAVERVVQEFWDYDEIDKQNAFKISHEFLKVREAELAKANK
- a CDS encoding SDR family oxidoreductase: MDLRLKNKKAFITGAGSGIGRAISQRFGAEGAQVFVLDLNEAGGRETVSSIVESGGTASFHSLDVSNGAAVKVLFDELGPADILVNNAGIASIGNVEATSPEEMDKIYAVNIKGPYHCLFAAIPGMKANGGGAILNMASIASKIGISDRFAYSASKGAVFAMTLSVAKDYLAENIRCNCLCPGRVHTAFVDSYLDKNYPDNRDEMFAKLSAFQPIGRMGKPEEIAALAVFLCSDEASFITASAYDIDGGSTLLR